A part of Acidobacteriota bacterium genomic DNA contains:
- a CDS encoding transposase has product MEEKKVRRIFTPEQKFEILKDIERCATIKEGLEKHQIHYSMYGKWKRQLAVGVRASLRNSKPLKSPDTKRLEAENRKLKEVVLNQSLVISELKKEMSLD; this is encoded by the coding sequence ATGGAGGAGAAGAAGGTACGGCGGATTTTCACTCCCGAACAGAAGTTTGAGATTTTAAAAGACATCGAGCGGTGCGCGACGATTAAAGAGGGATTGGAGAAGCACCAGATACATTATTCGATGTATGGGAAATGGAAGCGGCAGTTGGCCGTGGGCGTTCGGGCGTCGCTTCGGAACAGCAAGCCCCTGAAATCCCCGGACACCAAGCGATTGGAGGCGGAGAACCGGAAGCTCAAAGAGGTGGTGCTGAACCAATCCCTGGTCATCAGCGAGTTAAAAAAAGAGATGAGCTTGGATTGA
- a CDS encoding DDE-type integrase/transposase/recombinase: protein METQKDAVMALVEAHRQAGRAVGEVLAGLGIARSTYYRWKRGANRRPAPSRRTYPLTPEECGMIDEVKTAHPEYRHRRIQGVLQGWGTYLSASAIYGYLKHRGQVEPYDRRSAPWDSPRYEAWQKHLLWGSDWTRLSIAHLRWYLLTVIDFFSRCVVAWDLVPSVNAGHVKAIYRAALAAEGIPSSAERKPELRVDRGSPNTARVTREFFEILGAELSFARVRRPTDNAITERFYGTVKQEEIYLVGNYPDERSAREEIGRYIAHYNTQRPHQALFNFTPAYVHQVNNKTALVNELEGMKKATREKRKDYWINLEKSDSLNSLILSH, encoded by the coding sequence ATGGAAACCCAAAAGGATGCGGTCATGGCACTGGTGGAGGCGCACCGGCAGGCGGGGCGAGCGGTGGGTGAGGTGCTGGCGGGCCTGGGGATTGCGCGGTCGACCTATTACCGATGGAAGCGGGGTGCGAATCGACGCCCGGCTCCGAGCCGGCGGACGTATCCGTTGACGCCGGAGGAATGCGGAATGATCGACGAGGTGAAGACGGCCCATCCGGAGTACCGGCATCGGAGGATTCAAGGGGTGCTGCAAGGCTGGGGGACGTATCTGTCGGCCTCGGCGATCTACGGGTATTTAAAGCATCGGGGACAGGTGGAGCCGTATGATCGTCGGTCGGCGCCGTGGGACAGTCCCCGGTATGAGGCCTGGCAAAAACATCTCCTCTGGGGGAGTGACTGGACGCGGCTGTCGATCGCTCATCTGCGTTGGTACCTGCTGACGGTGATCGATTTCTTTTCCCGATGCGTGGTGGCGTGGGATCTGGTTCCGAGTGTGAATGCGGGCCATGTGAAGGCGATCTATCGGGCGGCGTTGGCGGCGGAAGGGATCCCCTCATCGGCAGAGCGGAAGCCGGAGTTGCGGGTGGATCGTGGCTCGCCGAACACCGCACGAGTCACCCGGGAGTTCTTTGAGATTCTGGGTGCAGAGCTGTCGTTTGCCCGGGTGCGACGGCCGACCGATAACGCCATCACCGAGCGGTTCTATGGCACCGTCAAACAGGAAGAGATCTACCTGGTGGGGAATTATCCGGATGAGCGATCAGCGCGAGAGGAGATTGGCCGGTACATCGCCCATTACAACACCCAGCGGCCGCACCAAGCACTTTTCAATTTCACGCCGGCCTACGTGCATCAGGTGAACAATAAAACGGCCCTGGTAAACGAACTGGAGGGGATGAAAAAGGCAACGAGAGAAAAACGGAAAGACTACTGGATCAACCTGGAAAAAAGTGACTCACTAAACTCTCTGATTTTGTCTCATTAA